The genomic stretch TACGCCAACATCTCCCGCCGTCGATCCGCGCATAGCAACCCTGGTACAGACGTGATCAGGACAGTAAATTCAACCTAACCGCCGGTTCGAGCATGTGGACCGGCATCACACAACCGGAGGCCACAATGGCTTGGGATGACGATGACGCGATCCTTGAAGTCGTAGTTAATCACGAAGAACAGTATTCGATTTGGCCCGCGCACCGTGAGCCACCCGCAGGCTGGCGCAAGGCAGGAAAACAAGGCATCAAAGCTGAGTGTCTGGCCTGGATTGAGGAGGTCTGGACCGATATGCGGCCC from Gammaproteobacteria bacterium encodes the following:
- the mbtH gene encoding Protein MbtH, producing MAWDDDDAILEVVVNHEEQYSIWPAHREPPAGWRKAGKQGIKAECLAWIEEVWTDMRPLSLRLRMKEKGLD